Below is a genomic region from Henckelia pumila isolate YLH828 chromosome 3, ASM3356847v2, whole genome shotgun sequence.
TCGACCAGAATGCTCAATTCCGAATACATCACtacataaaatttataattaatgcaTATATATTTTGTAATAGGCTCAACAAAAatgatatgaaattttaaagaaaatataACCGAAATGCATCCTCATGCACTTCTATTGCTTGTGTTCCCTCAGGCATGTCTTGTAGGCGAGTTTGCACAGCCTCATCCAACAAATTCTAACAAAaaatacatcaattaaattaaaaaaagtatTCAAaagtcattttagaaaattgaaACAAATCAGTACCTCATAGCGTATGGCTTCAACATCAACCGGAGCACCTccttttcttttacttcttcgaCTCAAATGCATTATTTCGATGCGAGTCGGCTTTCTACCATTTTCTTTCAACTAATAGAAGAACAATAATCCAAATACGAAAAATTAAGACAGCTGAAATTTTGCAAACAACAAAACATGTACTTTTAATtcacacattcacaaattacaaaataaatgaaaagaaaaactaGAATCAACCATTAACGACATAAATTTAAAGTTTAAAAACATTCTATGGCATTGTTAATCTACATTTACAACACCACAAAAGCATAACACTAGTTATTTATAACTTCGaagttcaaaaaataaataggtAATATGAAACTTGTTGCAAAGAAAAATCATGGTCTGATGCTTACAAATTTATCTTCCAAAGAAGGAATACTCGTTCGTCCCTGTGCATGAGTTCCCCTTTTCTTTTTTCCATTTTCTCGATTTATTTTTGaacttttctaaaaaaaaaagtttacgTTTTCCTTAGAATATCaatgactatatatatatataaaataataaatattcatgATTACCTCGGTATTCTTCCAGTGCACACATAATTTTCCCCAAACTTCAGCAGCCAACCCATGAGGAATAGAGCGAATGGACACAAGCTCCTCTATTGGGATATTCGAGTCATAAGACGTAGCTTTAACTTCATTCCTCCATCGCCTCCATGCAACCCCCATCATTTGCATCACAAAATCTCAGTGTTGAGCTGAGATTTTGAAACGTGCCTATaaacataataattaaaaaagttAATGTTTGAAACCTATATGTGATATTAAGTACTTCTCAACTTACAATAACAAGTTTCCATGCCTCCTCCAACTTATGCTTTGGGACTTTTCTCCAGTCTAAATAGTCAAGGGGCAACAAAACTCCATTCCGAGCTATGGTCCCCACATAATTAGCCAGTACCGGCTGTAAATCTTCATAAGGCTGTCCTCTTTCATTAAATGTTACGTGTAGCAAATCATTATGATGCAATGCATGAACATCCTTCATTACAGTCCTCCCACGTCTATTTTGCTGCCTCTGCGAAGGCAACACTTCATCTTCgtctgatatatatatatgtgtgcaAAATATGATTGTTATTTGGTGATTTAAActtaaatatatgtatattttaaaaaatatttctgaCCTTCCTCATGGAATTCCTCGTCATCTTGTTGTGATTCCAGTGCACTGTTTTGGGTTTCCGATGGTGATTGTTCTTGTGAATCAACGTCATTTTCACGCCTATTATTTGACTCTTGTCCCCTAGATCGCCTTCTGATATTCTTAATCAACTTCTGAAGTCTTTTGTTTGCCATTTTTCTTATGCACCtgagaataataataataataataataataataatataaaatcacATCAATCGGGAAGATGGTAAAGATACATGACAGATAATTGCAAATTGATATAGGAATGTAGAGATTAAAAGAAAAAAGACCCCAGTATCCACGAGTATATAGATAATATCTGATGTGATGgagtttttaaatttaattatacattatatatataaaaaatcgtGATGCTTTACAGGTTGTTTGTTTCAATCAACATTGGTCATGAACTTGGATGGATAACAACACGTATGAAAATTAACCTCCTCGCAATCAGATCCAAGGAAATTAAGTATCATCCACGGATATTACTGAGAAATGGAAGTCTACCAGATGTGTATCAATTCCAAGGAAATTAAGTATGACATGAATGAGCTCTATAACACTAAAAGAAACAGATTTAAATCCTGGAACACTTaataaactccaaaactcaTAAGTAAGTTGGCTCAATTTCTGAAATGAATTTCCATTTCTACCAAATAACTAGTTATAAACGAGGTCAGGCTATAAAAAAATAGCTTTTACATAACAGAAGTAGAAGCAGGAGAAATCATGATATTAAATTAGCAACCAAACAAAGAATGAACACAATATTGGAAGAATCACTGCTCAAAATCCTTAACAACATAAAAGATATTTTACGGCAGATTCTCATAAATATCTAAATTCCAAATTCGCTGAAAACATAATGAAAAGCGAATTCACCTTCAGAACCTGAGAACAGATTGCAACTTGCGGTAGAGTGGTGGTTGAATGAGAAGGAATGAATCGATCGTGATGAAAATCATTAACTTCACAGGCGGGAATATAAATTATTAACGCGCGATTCTGAAAAATGAGGTAGCTATTAATTAGGAGAGAAATCAGAGTCTTTTCATTTtctcatgttttaattaaagCAGAGCAtttcttaattttataaaaagataTTAGATTATTATTAGATATATTTATGATATATGTAAAGTTTTAGCTATTGAGTAAATATTGTCAATGATTTAATTAACTAATTTCATGACCATcactataaattaaatcataatctttttttagaaaaaaagagACAACGATAATAGAATAGCAAAATTCACCAACAGGTTTTGGGCcaaattttgataaattaaaattaatatttaaaataaggattttaataccttataaaaaaatttaagaataaaaataatttatttgattttacataACTTccttaatataaatatatatagatataaaaCTATGTACATACTATAtcatattttttgaaatttggaAAAAGAATATGAAATTTATGAGGTAGATATAAAAAGTTGATattgaaaataattatattttcttCATAGCTCAATCTTTTAAATTTTGTGAAGATTTCATTTAGTTAAATTCGATTGGATCAAATCTCATGATcacataatttatttgatttgaccTGGTTCGGTCGATGCTGTGCCCTGAAGCCAGATCGGACGGCCCGGATCATCATTGCAGGTCAAATCATTTTTCTCAACCGATCAAACTTCTTATTTATAGGATTTGGATGCcaacaataataattttgaataaCATCTGAAAACTTAGAATTATTCCCGTTGCATAATGACTTGCTGACCGCTTAATTCAGTTTCAATTAGCAAGTATATTGGGTTAAGCAATGGAAAGTGGATGATGAGTTCAAGTGTCAAACCCATAAAGACTGAATTCAtgtaattacaaaaatataattattctaacttaatctagactaagtaataaaattgattttgattcaattactaattaaaTTATGAATGAAAGGGATTAAAATAAAAACGCAACAAGAATTTTGGAGTGTAATTCAATAATGCgaaattcgatcaaggacacacgcgGGTCCTGAACAAATCATGAAACAAGTAGTAAATTTAGGAtccaaatttaatcttaaatctctgcaaattttcttaaattatttaacagtTAATTTCTAGAAGAgttataaatattcaaatattaacggattaattattttttattaattttaatcaaattcaaatacaTTAAggaattatgaaatttttttcaatttttaccTAAAGCCATACAATAaaatcgaatattatttctGGTCGATTTAACCTTGTGTTGATCGTTGAAGTGATCAAAATTAATTCATAATATTTCGActcggaatcaattaacatgcaagcaaataattggTCAGATCATTCACAACTCACAAGACAAACATAaattcaacaatcaataatattaatagaaaattttgaaaaatcccaaataacatTAAAGTATTCATCAATAATTTGTTCGGCTCAATCACGTGGCTTTGATCGAAACTAAATTTAAACATAGTTcactaataaaaattttatatatggatatatttataattatttggtTATAAAATTTGTTAAAAACTTTTCAGAGAAGTTGATACATGTAACTATTTTATTTTGGTAACAAGCAAACTTAAACCATAAATATACTTTTGATGGAATAAAAAAAACGAACTGCTTAAAAAATCattcataaataataataactaaaatcatctcataaatttattataatcGGCAAAATATATAGTAAAAAATTCACAATATTTGAATTAACAACGAAAATTAGCCATTTTTGGTggctataataataatattttattataataattaaaacttTTTCCACATTGCTAACAAAAAAATTGAGATTTTGAGTCTCTGTATATTTATACATTCAGCTTCAACCTAAATATGCTCATATTATTGCACTCAAGAGAAGAGACAGAGTAATAAAACTTTGACACAATTACTTACATTACAAAGAACAGAGCACAAGCAGCCATAATATCTAGAAATCAATTAATTGGCATATAAAATACAAGAATAATGGTCTATATGGTAGTGGTAATGAAATTACCTGCGCAAGAAAAAAAAACCTGCACAATTGACCACTCTAATACCAACACAGAACAGAAAAATTGGATTAACAACATTGGTTTTTCAATAAACAACACAAAACACCACTAACAACGAATTGAAAAAGATGCTAGAGGTCTTTTCTTCCTTCGTAAAGTACCATATGAGTTTATAAGTTTGAGACTCATCAAGTGAGCTCATACCAGCTGCTACTCAAACCTTTAGCCATCAACAGAATAATTCCAGATAGTCCAGATAAAACAACTATTATATTTATCTACAGAATAGTTCCGGAGGTTTAATGCCAGCAAGAGAACAGAACTTATATATTTAACTGCAGAATAATTCCAGGTAATCCAAATCAATCAAATTAGTTTTAACATATCAAGAGAGATTCAATAACCATGAAAGAAAACACAAGAAATCAACCCAAGTTTTCATCATCGGTTTCGTTGTTCACAATGTGCGTGCCATCAACGATTGAGCCTTCTACGTCATTTCTTATTAATTCAATGTCTACAGTGTTTACGTCATCTAACAAAAATTCTACATTATTAAAATTGTTTGGAACGAACTGCATTATATCAGCGTCATCTTTATTGCCCATATTATATGTGTCTCTTGGTGTGTGGCGAATAACACAATGCCAATCTTCTTCTTTTGGATCACGAACATAATAAACCATTTGAGCTTGCGAGGCCAAAATAAAAGGTTCATGCTCTTCTCGTTCTCCTGTATGTATCAAACGCGAAAAATTCAGCATTGTAAATCTTAAAGGATCAATTTTCATTCCAACAGCATTATTAACCCAGTCGCATCGGAAAAGAACTATTCGTCCATGACCACTGTAATCAAGTGAGATAACATCGGTTAACCGACCATAATAGGTTGACTCAACATCATCATTATCATGCATTGACGGCACCATGACCCCACTATTCTGCCCTTTTTTGTTCTTTTCGGATTCTACTGTGCGAAATGCAAAACCATTCACATTGAACCCATGATAACTAAATGCTACAGGATTCGGACCACGTGCAAGTGCTCTTAGAGTTAAGTCATCAATTTGTTCATTTCTCCGATCAACCTATAATAACACAAATTACAGTTttgatattaatatttaatattttttaaataataataagtcCACTGACCAATAAATCATTCGATATGTTACTTACTCGTTTAGCAAACCATTCTGAAAATTGCATTCTAACCATATCATCCAATTGAAAGTTAGTTGGACGATGACCATATCTATGCTTCCTCTTCAATTCGTCTCTAAATTCTCTATTCAATCACAAAATAGATGGTCAGAA
It encodes:
- the LOC140892924 gene encoding uncharacterized protein isoform X1, whose translation is MQMMGVAWRRWRNEVKATSYDSNIPIEELVSIRSIPHGLAAEVWGKLCVHWKNTEKSSKINRENGKKKRGTHAQGRTSIPSLEDKFLKENGRKPTRIEIMHLSRRSKRKGGAPVDVEAIRYENLLDEAVQTRLQDMPEGTQAIEVHEDAFRLYFL
- the LOC140892924 gene encoding uncharacterized protein isoform X4, encoding MQMMGVAWRRWRNEVKATSYDSNIPIEELVSIRSIPHGLAAEVWGKLCVHWKNTEKSSKINRENGKKKRGTHAQGRTSIPSLEDKFLKENGRKPTRIEIMHLSRRSKRKGGAPVDVEAIRYENLLDEAVQTRLQDMPEGTQAIEVHEDAFR
- the LOC140892924 gene encoding uncharacterized protein isoform X2 — translated: MQMMGVAWRRWRNEVKATSYDSNIPIEELVSIRSIPHGLAAEVWGKLCVHWKNTEKSSKINRENGKKKRGTHAQGRTSIPSLEDKFLKENGRKPTRIEIMHLSRRSKRKGGAPVDVEAIRYENLLDEAVQTRLQDMPEGTQAIEVHEDAFRYDR
- the LOC140892924 gene encoding uncharacterized protein isoform X3 — translated: MANKRLQKLIKNIRRRSRGQESNNRRENDVDSQEQSPSETQNSALESQQDDEEFHEEDEDEVLPSQRQQNRRGRTVMKDVHALHHNDLLHVTFNERGQPYEDLQPVLANYVGTIARNGVLLPLDYLDWRKVPKHKLEEAWKLVIARFKISAQH